From Astyanax mexicanus isolate ESR-SI-001 chromosome 13, AstMex3_surface, whole genome shotgun sequence, the proteins below share one genomic window:
- the phc2a gene encoding polyhomeotic-like protein 2 isoform X5: MTSGNGNSAPTVTGSTPQNGESKTPQAIVKPQILTHVIEGFVIQEGAEPFPVERPSLLIENLKKQKQQQQFYSDLDKKVQDSHTADTEMEDLSQHELKIQEEEPTLTCELCGKVDFSYNFKRSKRFCSTLCAKRYNVGCTKRIGLFPRRPTPENPKKQKASNNTHHNTSSEAKKQIHSTQTAMLGSVSSPRLSHLSHGESTQCSDMSSYEEPPSPLSVASSGAQRLRRERGLEPGESHSRELPLLTQHFLPSDPAKWNVEDVYEFICSLPGCQEIAEEFRAQEIDGQALLLLKEDHLMSTMNIKLGPALKIFARISMLKDS; the protein is encoded by the exons ATGACCTCGGGTAATGGGAACAGTGCACCCACTGTGACCGGCAGTACTCCTCAGAATGGCGAGAGCAAGACGCCCCAAGCAATTGTTAAACCCCAAATCCTCACTCATGTTATAGAGGGATTTGTTATCCAGGAGGGAGCCGAGCCTTTCCCT GTGGAGCGGCCGTCGCTGTTGATTGAGAACCTCAAGaagcaaaaacagcagcagcagttttaCTCAGATTTGGACAAAAAGGTCCAGGATTCTCACACAGCAGACACAGAGATGGAGGATCTCTCACAACATG AGTTGAAGATCCAGGAGGAGGAGCCGACACTCACCTGCGAACTGTGTGGAAAAGTGGATTTTTCCTATAACTTCAAAAGATCAAAGCGGTTTTGTTCTACCTTGTGTGCAAAGAG GTATAATGTGGGATGCACAAAGCGCATCGGCCTGTTTCCAAGACGGCCGACTCCTGAGAACCCCAAGAAACAGAAAGCCTCCAATAACACTCACCACAACACTAGTTCAGAGGCCAAAAAACAA ATTCACAGCACTCAAACAGCCATGCTCGGTTCAGTGTCCTCGCCACGTCTCTCTCACCTGAGTCACGGAGAATCCACCCAGTGTTCAGACATGTCCAGCTACGAGGAGCCCCCTTCACCCCTGTCTGTGGCCAGCTCTGGAGCACAGAGGCTGCGCAGGGAGCGAGGGCTGGAGCCTGGAGAGAGCCACAGCAGGGAGCTGCCTCTCCTCACACAGCATTTCCTGCCCAGTGACCCCGCCAAGTGGAATGTGGAGGATGTTTATGAATTCATCTGCTCTCTGCCAg GCTGCCAGGAGATAGCCGAGGAGTTCCGTGCTCAGGAGATAGACGGCCAGGCCTTACTTCTTCTGAAAGAAGACCACCTCATGAGCACCATGAACATCAAACTAGGCCCTGCACTGAAAATCTTCGCCCGCATCAGTATGCTCAAAGACTCGTAG